The genomic interval TCGAGGAGCGCGGCAAGTCGATGATCGGCCAGAAGACCATGCTCGACGCCTGGGTCCCGGCGCTGGACGCCTACCAGCGGGCGGGCGAGACCCTGCAGGGCGCGGTCCTCGCCGGTGCCGCGGGAGCACAGGAGGGCCGCGACGCGACCGGTCCGATGGAGGCCACCAAGGGACGCGCCTCCTACCTGGGCGAACGCTCCGTCGGCCACATCGATCCGGGCGCCGCCTCGACCGCACTGCTCTGGGAGGCGCTCGCGGACGTGGTCCGCCCCGGCGGCCCGACGCCCGACGGGGAGGCCGATGCCGACGGAGAGGCGGCCTCATGACCGGCATCGTCGTCGTCTCGCACTCGCGTCAGCTCGCCGAGGCCGCCGTCGACCTCGCCCGGCAGATGGTCCGCGACGGCGGTCCACGCATCGAGATCGCGGCCGGCGTGCAGGACCCCGAGACCGATCAGCCGGGACTCGGCACCGATGCGGCCGCGATCAGCGCGGCGATCGAGGAGGCTGACGACGGCCAGGGGGTCGTCGTCCTCATGGACCTGGGCTCGGCGATCCTCTCCGCGCGCACTGCCCTCGAGTTCACCGAGCCCGACATCGTCGAGCGCACTCGCCTGAGCTGGGCACCGCTCGTGGAGGGGCTCGTGGGCGCGGTCGTCACCGCGGCGAGCGGCGCCGATCCCGCCGAGGTCGCCGCGCAGGCCGAGGTGGCCTCCGAGGCCAAGCACCAGCAGCTCGCGGACTGACGGGCGCCGCTGCGCCGGGTGCACCCAGCCCGGCCGGGCCGCACCTCACCGTCGGCACCGTCGACCCCCACTCCGCAGCGCACCCAGCCAGTCCGGGCCGTGAGAAGTGCGAAACGGTTGCCAAGAGCGCTCTTGGCAACCGTTTCGTACTTCTCACGCCACGCCCGCGCCCGATCGTCGCGAAGTCGGCGTCCTATCGGCGCGAACGCCGCACCCATCGGCGCGACGCGCGGCGCCCCGGCTCACTCGCCCGAGGTGATCATCTCCGCGCACTTCTCGCCCATCATCATCACGGTGATGTTGGGGTTGACGGTGACGATCTCGGGCATCGCGGAGGCGTCGACGACGCGCAGGCCGGTGACGCCCTTGACACGCAGCTGCGGGTCGAGCGGCGAGTCCGCGTCGTCGAGCGGGCCCATCCTGCACGTGCCCACGGGGTGGTAGACGGTGTTGTGGGTGGCGCTGATGTA from Brachybacterium kimchii carries:
- the dhaM gene encoding dihydroxyacetone kinase phosphoryl donor subunit DhaM yields the protein MTGIVVVSHSRQLAEAAVDLARQMVRDGGPRIEIAAGVQDPETDQPGLGTDAAAISAAIEEADDGQGVVVLMDLGSAILSARTALEFTEPDIVERTRLSWAPLVEGLVGAVVTAASGADPAEVAAQAEVASEAKHQQLAD